Sequence from the Rhea pennata isolate bPtePen1 unplaced genomic scaffold, bPtePen1.pri scaffold_32, whole genome shotgun sequence genome:
CCTCATGCAGCCCCTGTCACCAGGACACCAGGGCAGCTGAGTCTTTCCATGCATGGCCGTGCATCTACTGTGGGTGGCCAGGAAAGCCTGCTGGGCTCCTTCCTCCTGTGCACCAGGGTGGGCCTGTCACCACAGAAAGGGCAGAAGTCCAGCCACATCCTGTCATGGTGAAGTGGCTTCTCCCACAGGCACACAAGCAGCCAGGTAGATGAGCAGAGCTGGATAGTGTAccagcagctgggcagaggTGGGTATGTTGGAGGTGAGGTGCAAGCTAAGTTCTTCCAGGCGCCTGAGCAGCTCATAGGTGCTCTGGTTGCAGGTTCCTCTGCCTACCTGCCtgcctcacagcagcagtgccagggccCGAGCCAGCATGGTTCCCTGTCTTCaggacagaagagcagcaggtccAGGAAAGCAGTGCTCTCTCTTCTAAACACGTGTTTCTGATGGGTTCAACCTCTTGAAGGTTGCACAGTGGCTACTGTGGCTGTCAGCACAAATACCATGCACTGagattgctgctgccaggcctccCAGCTGCTGGTGTATGTGGTTTGAATCGCTGGTGCATAGGATTCTCCAAGATGTCGGCACCTAAGCCACATCTCTGTAATAGACCCATGAAGCAAGCACTTTCTGACTGACCAGCTGCCATCAAGTCTATTGAAGACAGTCAACTCATGGAGCTAGAGTGTGCTTCAAGGTGTGCTCACAGGTGTGCTTAGCTGTCTGGGTGAGGTAGAACTCAAGTCAGCTTTCACATTAAACTCTCCAACATTGATGTAGGTGACCAGAGATTGAGAAGCTTCTGCCCCAGCCAAGCTGGCCAAGCACACATGAAGAGATCTGTCTGGTTAATGGATAAAGCCTTTTGTGAACAACATTGTCCTGGCttctctcctccacctccttTGACAGTATCAGTGAAAGGAAATCGCAGTGAGCAAGGCTCTGGAGGCACAGAAGATTGAGCCCTTTCTGGAGTTGGAGCCTGTAGGAAAGTTCTGATTTTCCAAGAATCTTGAGCAGTCCTCAGAGTGGTTGGCATAGGTGACATTTCCTGCAGTCAGCCTCTCTACTAAAGCTAGCACTCAGCCCCCTCACGGCTCGGCAGGAGGTTCCTGGGGCCTTGCACGTGCACCACTGCCTTCTTGTGTGCATGCCACCGTGTTGGACAGCTAGTTGCACAACTCTCCAAGAGATGGCCAAGACCTCTTTTGTGGCATGCCTGGTCTTTTTGGAGGAGACTCAGCTGGATATGTGCGGGCCCATTTTCTCATTGTAGCTCTGCTATTGTCCAAGCACATCAAGGGCCCACTGCTCCCTCTGAGACTGGGAGGTGGGAGCCAAAGACAGACACATGACTGGCATGGGAGGGACATCAGCAGCCAGGGCCCCATCCCACAGTACCCACCTGAGGCGAGTGAGGATGGCCCAGAGATGAAAGTCAGGTTCAAGCATGGATCCAGATCATCTGTCATGTTCACGATGATGGGACAGGCAGTGAGACACAGAGTACCTTTTTTGGTACCTCACCACCTGGCCTGTAGTGCCTGACTGCCTCACCTAGCCCTTGCCCAGCCAAGGCTGTGCCCCATGCAGGCTTCAGCAGACACCATGCTCTGGGATCTGCCGGGGGTCTTATGCAGAAGAGAAGCCATACAAGGCTggccttttcccctccatcaGGATATGGAGACATGCAAAAGGATGGAGCTGGTCATGGACCACCCCACAGGTGGGGTGTGCTGTCAACCCTGGAAGGGCTAGTCTGGAAGAATGACCATGGGGAAGCTTCTCCACTGCGTGCATATGTAGGGAGAAGATCTGTGGGAGACCTGGCAGTGAGTCCGGGGACTGGCAGAGTACATGACCGCAGCCCCAGAGTATGTTCTCTGCACACTGACCAAACTCCTGCCAAGGTCAGACGTGCATATTCCATCTTGTCAACAATGTCGAGCTGCTTCACAGCCAGTGGCTGCTCAagctgagcacagctgagataaggaaatagttcTAGTAGATTTAAAGGGTTCCTAGGGTACAACAAGCTGATTCCCACCTGGGTGTCCAACACATGcttccagcagcctcccatTAGCGACCCTCCCAGGCATTCCCATGGCTCCCGAAGCAGTTTGGAGTGTAAGTCTTCTATTAAATCCAGCCTGATTAACCTCCCATGATCCTTGAGTACCCATCTTATGCTGGTATCTGAccttcctttttctgccttgtgcTCACAGCACACAGCACAGGGAAGAACCTGagctcttctcctctgcactCGCTATCTCTTGGTGTCTTTCCCAGGAGCCCTGTATTTGCCCTGCAAGCACACGTCTCTGTGCTCCCACACTGCCACTCAcgtgcagcagctgcctgctggcaCTTCTCCTCACCCAGGCCCTGTGCTGCGCAGCTCAGCTCCTCCCCATCTGTCCCCacctcctctgccctctccccagcccaccTAGTACAGTAGCTCAAGATGAGGATGATCCATGACAgtgcctgctgcagggagctgcaaaACTCTGGATGTTCACCCATAATCTAGGCACTCTGAAGAGCACAGCAGCTACAGGGCGGAGGGTGGTGGTGGTCAGAGAGGTGTGTCAGCCTCCCCCTCAGCCCTAGGGCTGTGGTCTACTGTGGTCTAGCAATGGCACAAAGAAATGTAGTCCAATCACTCCATTTCTCCACTTCTCCCATGGCTACGACATCCTTAACCCTGGCTGTATGAAGACCCTCTGGCCAGCCCTTCTACCCAGGACAGCACGAGAGTCCTGGGTGCGAGGAGCCTCAGGATCCAGTGACATAGCAGCCTGCCCTGAACTGACAAACATAGCAtcaggtttttatttattcctccCCACAAGCATGTGATTGCTCCTTTCTTCTCTACAGGCATCCTTGCTCCCCAGAGAGCCTTTCCCCAGGCCAGTGGGTCTATGCTGGCCTGGTCAGCCATTCTTGCACCCCTCCCCAAGGCTCTGCATAGGCCATGGTGTGGTGTTGCTGCTCTGCAAGGCGAGTGGGCCATGAGGCCCCAGGGGGACTCAGCCTTGGCAGTGTTGATCAGGGAAGTGGCTATTGGACCAGCATCACTGCATCTGACAACCTCCCACCCAGAATCTCCAGCTGTGGAGGATGGATGGAGCAATCACAGGGTATTGCACATTGCTCAGGATGTTTTCAGAGGTGTCATCAGACCCAGCCCACTCCCTCTCCTCAGGGACATGTGGGGCATTCCTTGCTTTGGCCCTTTACATTTGCTTTACTCTGCTTGGTTTTGGGAGTCTCCACTCACTGCCCATTCCAGGTACATGCTGCCCCTGGAGATGCCCTGTGCTCTCTGACTCCATATCCCTTCCAGAAGGATGGCCATCTGTCACCAGCCCTCTAATATGTGGGACAGTCCCCAGCACACACCTCTTGACCACTCACACTCTCCAGGGGCACTGGGCACCCACAAGTGACAGTTAAATCCAGCCCTCATTCCCACACACATCACTCAAAAGAGATGATGCCCCTTAGCCCATGGAAAATGTAAGCACAACAACAGGGCCTTCCTGGGTGTAATTCCCTGAGTGCATTCTTGACtccagctttggaaaaagactCCATCATTCAGGCAGAGTACTCAGAAGACCctcttttattacagagatgctACTTGGGAGGCCAGCTCTGACACAGTGATAGGTAGATTTACAGAAGGCCTCTGTGTGAGAAAGACAAGGTTTGTGCCTCCAGAAATGTGGGAGGAATTCAGACATCTCTCCACAAACATGACTATCACAGACAGACCTCCCAGTGCACAAGAGATGCTGGAGATAAAGTGGGAAACAACTGCTAGGAGAGATGGGcagctcattgctgctgaactagtaccagctgaaacagtttcctcactgcctcctggagctccttgttcctcatgctgtagatgagggggttcagtgttggaggcaccactgagtacagaacagccagtACCAGATCCAGAACTGGGGAGGAGATAGAAGgtggcttcaggtaggcaaacaTGACAGTACTGACAAACAGAGAGACCACGGCCAGGTGCGGGAGGCACATGGAGAAGGCTTTGtgccggccctgctcagaggggatcctcagcacagcagtgaagatctgcacgtaggacagcacaatgaaaacgAAACATCCAAACACTAAACAGCCGCTAATCCCAAGAAACCCAACTCCCCTGAAGTAGgagtcagagcaggagagcttgaggatctgggaaatttcacagaagaactggtccactcTGTTGTGTTGGCAGAGCGGTAGTGAAAATGTGTTcccagtgtgcaggagagcattgagAAACCCACTGGCCCATTCAGCAgctgccattctgacacaagctctgctgtccatgattGTGCCATAGTACAggggtttgcagatggcaaggtagcggtcataggccatgacagtgaggagagaatactctgctgaaaacaagaagacaaccaggaagacctgggcagcacatcctgagtaggaaatggccctggtgttccagagggaattggccatggatttggggacagtggtggagatggagccaaggtcgaGGAGGGCaaggttgaggaggaagaagtacatgggggtatGGAGGCGGTGGTTGCAGGCtatggctgtgatgatgaggctgTTGCCCAGGTtggcagccaggtagatgcccaggaagaaggagaagtgcaagagctgcagctcctgtgtGTCAGCATACACCCGGAGGAGGAACTCAGTGAGGGAactgctgttggacattttgCACCTCTTGAGCTTGGGGGACTGTCGAAGGAAGAACAGATAGACACAAATTAGGACAGacttctctgagcaaagctCTTTCAAACCGCCCTCCCCccgaacacacacacagtagCACTCCCCATCTCAGCTGCACCATCACTGAGCTCCATGGCTTAAACTCTGGTTTGTGCTGGCTGAGTTTGCCATGAGGAGCAGCGGCCTCTGCCCGTGGGCTCCCGAGGAGTCAGCCCTGACCTACAGCACTGCCTACATGGGAACAGACGTGACTAAGATTTATATTCCCAGTTCCAGTCAGATTTAATCCACTCCATTCTAAACAATGTAGGTTCATGAATAGTTTTAAGGcttctttggttttgttttctttagttgAATTTGACCCTGTCACACCGGAGGAGGATTCTTGGAGGTAGAAATCATCCACACTTCTGCTGCACTCAGAATGACCATTTCTGATTCCACAGAGGCAAAAGGATTCACTCTGGCTTTGGTGCAGAGGGAAGAGTTCTGGCTTGTTCCCAGGTGCCCTCTGCCCCCATCTCAGAGGTGTAGAACTCTTGCGGAAAGTTTCCTTTCCATGTTACCAAAAAGGAAATGGCACTGTGGAGAGCAGAGAAATCCACTTCCAAAGTGCCCATCAGCACTCTTTCAGAGGGTATGTGAGGGGGGTCTCAGCCCTCCCCTTTTGGCCAGCAACACACtgggctccttccagctgcccaTATCCAGCCTCCCAGTAGCATTTCCGTGTTCTTAGGATCTAGGTGCTTCTGCCTAAGGCACCTGGGTTATACCCAGCTGCAAcgggagagctgtgcccttctggagggcagcttgcagcccagccagacaCCCCAGGGAAATGGCTGAATGTCCTAAGGATGCTGAGGGTGTTCAGAAGAGAGAGTTGGCTAATTCCTGCCCCCCTACACTGCATTGTCCAGAGCCCCACAGGTTAGAGGGGGATTTGGGCCTCTCACTGTCAAAGACATATCTGCATGGCAGGACCCACATGGTTGGTGTCTGAACTGCATCAGAAACCCCCTGCCCAGAGCGCCCAAGGGGAAGGACAAGGGCAGCATGGGCAGGTAGGAAAGAAATAGGCAGCAACGTCATGGTATTTGTGCTGAGGGAGACAGGGACAGGGAAGGACAGAGAGACACTCAGGAGTGTCTCCTCTCCTGGATGTCTGACTGCTGAGGAAATGACTCATGTCCTGGACCCCACAGCCTTGAGGCAAGAGGGCTGTAttgggtgggagaggagaggggactTTGGAGTTGATAGTTTCCTCTCACACTTTGGCCATGGCTCCGCTGCCAAAAGCCatccctgcagggagctgtgtCTCTGTCCCCACATCTCTCCCCTCTCAGTCATCACAGACCCCATCCCTCATGCTCAGCAttcagctctgccctgcagaaagCTCCCAGAGGCAGGACACTGTCCAGGGGCACCTCCAGGTTTGTAGGAGCTAAGGAGCAGATGAAGCAAACCTAGCTgaggctggaaaggtgatgctgACTCTATCTGTAGTCTCCGGGTAGATGAAAGCATTTGCTGAGTCCCTCCCAGAACTGCTCCTCTCTCAGTGTCACTGTCCTGCAGCCTCAGTCCCCTGTCTAAACCTGACAGATCCAGTCCCATTTCACCCcacccaaacagaaaataactgaaagtaCCAACTCATGAAAgcaccttctctttcagctctcccctgccttgACATTCCTGCTGAAAAGTCACCTCTGGATATGTCCCCCAGCCCTGATCCATGCAGCAGGCTCTCCATGGAAGAAAGTACCTGTCCTGTCAGGggtctttccttcctcccagaCCTTCTCCCTCCAGTGCCATGGGGATCTCCCTGCACAGGCTGAGTGTTGACCCTTGCAGGCAGCAGAGTCCCAGCCCTaggcacacagcaccctggggcACAGACACTCTGCTCTGAAGGACAGTCCATGCCCACCTGGGTGCACAACAAGGCTTCACACCCCTGAAGACATCCATCCAAGAAAGGAGCAGAGTGACATGTCCCTCTGACCATGTGGCACGGAATCCTTGTTCTGAAGTTTCTCCCCATCCTCCACACTCACAGGATGGGATGGGCTTAGAAGACTCCTCCAGGAAACACAGGAGCATTGCCCTGTAGCCAGAGCCTTACCATGCaaaaggctgtgaagatttctcctcccacaaggagctctcctctggcctctcactccacactgcctttcacttctgtcttctctcacctcatctcatctcatctcctcAGCAGCAACATGCAGAGCccagagtcctgctgctctttgcagaggagctgcctcAGGACACAGCcatctctcagcagtgctgccaggctgccaTGAGAAACCTCCATCCCCAAAACTGGACTCAGCTCAGGAGCACAGGACCAGCTGAAGGCAGGAGTTGTTCAGTCCCTTGTgatccctcctcctgggagatGTTCCCTCAAGTAGGCTAAAATAAAcacctgttttccctttctaaaaagcacagagagactGATTCCAACATTGCCATTTATTTCGTCAGAGGATGGCTGTCTATGATACCTGGAAATGTCCTCATCTGCAAGCTCCTAGTCCCATCTCCTAACTAGGCAGGACACCCAGACAGGGATAAGAAGGGAGTTCACTGACACATGGTTCAGTCAATCTCGGCATCACATCCTGGTTTTGAAGACCCTGCGTTGCATTTAGATTCAGATCGCCCTATTCCCCCTGTGAACTCCACAAACACACAGGAGGTAGGATTCCCCCTGCCAAAACTGaagggagcacagcacagaggtcTGCATGCGAGCTCCTTGTCTAAGCTCCCGTTctaatcactggagatggagg
This genomic interval carries:
- the LOC134154615 gene encoding olfactory receptor 14C36-like is translated as MSNSSSLTEFLLRVYADTQELQLLHFSFFLGIYLAANLGNSLIITAIACNHRLHTPMYFFLLNLALLDLGSISTTVPKSMANSLWNTRAISYSGCAAQVFLVVFLFSAEYSLLTVMAYDRYLAICKPLYYGTIMDSRACVRMAAAEWASGFLNALLHTGNTFSLPLCQHNRVDQFFCEISQILKLSCSDSYFRGVGFLGISGCLVFGCFVFIVLSYVQIFTAVLRIPSEQGRHKAFSMCLPHLAVVSLFVSTVMFAYLKPPSISSPVLDLVLAVLYSVVPPTLNPLIYSMRNKELQEAVR